Genomic segment of Salvia hispanica cultivar TCC Black 2014 chromosome 2, UniMelb_Shisp_WGS_1.0, whole genome shotgun sequence:
TTGTTATTAACTTATAAAGTTTTGGCTCCTTTGCCGCCTTCTCTAGGAAACATATGGTATTTACTAATGCAGAAAACAAGGTTTACCTGATAGTTATTGCAACAAAATCTAGGAGTGTGTACATTAGTACTGGTTAGTTTGATTGAGATTGCTTGTACTCTATGTTTATCCTTTTTGTAAGATTTTGTGATCGTGTTGTATCTTAGAATTTACAATGCACACATGATTAAacctttctcttttcttttcttctcttttttttatcaatctgAATTCGTAATAAACATGTTTCTACAtgtatgtttattttgaatgCAGCCCCATACTGTGCGTTTGGACCACAAAAATCTCAAACTTCTCAAGGACTGGACATTGCAATTTGTTGTGATCCGCCCTGTCTGCTCTGTCTTGATGATAACGTTTCAACTTCTTGATATGTACCCTAGCTGGTTGAGCTGGACATTCACCATCATCTTGAATGTTTCTGTTTCACTGGCCCTGTACTCTCTTGTTGTGTTTTACCATGTTTTCGCGAAGGAATTGGCACCTCACAAACCCCTCGCGAAATTCTTATGCGTCAAAGGAATCgtcttcttctgcttctgGCAGGTATGTTTACCATAAACCAGTTTATTATGCGAGGAAAGTTTAGGATGTAATGTGATTGCTATGTAATTCTGTCACTCATTGCTTAACCACTCTGTGTGTCCATTTGCAGGGAATCATGCTTGATATTCTTGTAGCGATTGGCATAATAAAATCGAACCACTTCTGGCTGGATGTTGAGCATCTTCAGGAAGCTCTTCAGAACGTCTTGGTGATTGTGGAGATGGTCTTTTTCTCCCTTCTCATGCAATACGCATATAGCGCTGAACCGTACCGCACCGGGTTGAGTTCGGTCAAGActgaagagaagaagaaagaatgaTGAGAGAAGCTTTGTACGGCAGGGccatggagtaataatttgtACTCGTATTTACCACTAAGGTTAGTACATCGATTACTATACGGTTGCTAGTATGAACTCTGTTATGTAATGATGATCGTACCTTGTCTCAATGGccatttttgcaattttgttGGAAATTTTGAAGAGTTTTTAGCGGTTGCGGAATCTTATTTGTACCTTGTCTCATATTCGTAACATAGGCCCGAAACAAGACTGATCATGAAAGGTTTGATTTAAGTCTCGGTCATAACATATTACTGCGACGAATAGATGAGTTGGCTACTAGTTGCGAAGGTGGACTTTTTCCAACTCGCATTCTAAACGATACTGGAGTTTCATATTGCAAAAatgctaaaaataataatgatttcacctcataatttttaaagtgTATAGCAGTAGTACATAAATCTCTAGAACTTGGTAGGCAATAAATCAATTACGATCGAAAACAATTCATCactcaattcatttttctttcattttttgttaatttcctTTGTTCTATTTGTAGATTTTAGCTGGGTACCAAATGCAAgagatttatgaattttaaaatatgaagtataattatattctctatcccataaaaataaagatatttgaGGTGATAGaccaacaaataaacaatcaaatacGGAAATGacaaagagaaaataaataaaaggccGCTGTTTCAGAAGCAAAAGCGTAATAAAAATCCATTCTATTCTATCTACATCTTCTACTAGCTGctttaaacaccatgaaattaattgatcaATCAATTGCTTGACCTCCTTATACAACCATGGCAGCATTAATACAAATTTCCATCAGCTTCTCGCATGCTCGCCCTCTCCATCCATACCCTTATTCAGCCAAGAAACTTGGTTTGaataagttaatttttttacgaCCCCTCAATTATCGTTCGTCATCAAGAACAAAGATTGAATCTTTTCACAAAGACTGTTTCAAGGCGGGTGTTTCTAGGGAAAATTGGCCGTTTCTTGGAGTGGGCAAAGGCAAAGATGGAGTTCCAGTGGGTAGGGACAAGAGGGTGGTCTTGGTGAAGTTTCGTAACGGCTTTAATGGtctcggcggcggcggcggcggtggtggaaGAGTTAGCGGTGAAACGGCAAGGACTGTGGGAAATTTGGCTTTGGCAATTTTACTCACTTATCTTTCAATGACTGGGCAGCTGGGCTGGCTTCTCGATGCTATTGTTTCCCTTTGGgtctctctcttcttcattATGTTACTTAATACTAGTTAAGATGGAAAGATTGGTATTGTAGGATATTAGTTTCTTTTGGTTCTGATTAATGTTAGAAAACAATCTTAAAAGTCTCAAGTAGTTAGTTATTATACtaggagtactagtatatactTAAAATCTTATCTTAGTATTTATTAGTACACAATCTTAAGTAGTAGTAGATTGATTAATGTGTAGTTTCTAATTAAGGTTGAATGGCTTTTAGATGCTATTGTTTCCCTTTgggatctctctctctctctctcctgcATTATGATATGTATAGATTGTTTATTGTAGGACATTAGGTTCTTTAATCTCTAATCAATGTTGAATGGCTTAATATTAGTACACAATCTTATCTTAGTAGTTATCAGTACACAATATTAAGTGGTATATTCATTAATGTAATGTAGAATGGCTTAAGCATTTCAGGTTGTGCATTACCATTTCATTAGCCGTGTTAGTGTTTTTTAGTTGTGCTGTCTTTTGAATTTATCATTTAGCTTTTTCTTGCTGGAAGCTAAAGTGTATGAGCATAAGCTGACCATTTCACTTTTGATGATCTAAAGTGATTATTAAGAGTATTTGTTCATTCAAAGGATTGCCATTTGTTACCATGTCTAGTTGTCGATTTTATACGGCTAACTGAATGATGAAGCCAGCTTTATTTTCACTTGGCGTTTGTTTTCAGCTTCTTGCAGTGCTTGTGCCGATTGTGGGCATTGGGGCTTTTCTGTGGTGGGCAGGCCGAGATATTCTCCAAAGCAATGTTAGTGATACATAACTTGACGTGCTTCACCTTGagctatattattattattatacaaaCATCAACATTTTGTGATTCGTGCTGTGGTTATTAAAGTAACTCTGTTTGGTTGAGCATTGCATTTAACAGTATGTTCATTAACTGAGCTATCTTTACGTACAGTGCCCAAACTGTGGAAATGAATTCCAAGTATTCAAGTAAGATA
This window contains:
- the LOC125205650 gene encoding uncharacterized protein LOC125205650, whose protein sequence is MAALIQISISFSHARPLHPYPYSAKKLGLNKLIFLRPLNYRSSSRTKIESFHKDCFKAGVSRENWPFLGVGKGKDGVPVGRDKRVVLVKFRNGFNGLGGGGGGGGRVSGETARTVGNLALAILLTYLSMTGQLGWLLDAIVSLWLLAVLVPIVGIGAFLWWAGRDILQSNCPNCGNEFQVFKSTLTDELQLCPFCSQPFSVEGDEFVPEPVKFSNQSTIFDQPFGDFNPRTKKGKSSSVSVVDIEADVRDAE
- the LOC125204103 gene encoding transmembrane protein 184C-like, producing MDRGKFTLMGSTVCVMLSLHFSIQLVSQHYLAWKKPKEQKAIIIIVLMAPLYAIDSYVGLLDIKGSETFFTFLDSVKECYEALVMAKFLSLMYTYLNISISKNIVPDEIKGREIHHSFPMTLFQPHTVRLDHKNLKLLKDWTLQFVVIRPVCSVLMITFQLLDMYPSWLSWTFTIILNVSVSLALYSLVVFYHVFAKELAPHKPLAKFLCVKGIVFFCFWQGIMLDILVAIGIIKSNHFWLDVEHLQEALQNVLVIVEMVFFSLLMQYAYSAEPYRTGLSSVKTEEKKKE